The Lampris incognitus isolate fLamInc1 chromosome 17, fLamInc1.hap2, whole genome shotgun sequence genome contains a region encoding:
- the LOC130127720 gene encoding zinc finger protein 135-like isoform X1, with protein sequence MVFSGCTARQLLIIWGPTLPLSCLRLLVPPLQLVSAAIWQTVKQRVVADYGLLEEFVSLVTDIIPELLTPRQRAELIFGLRARLILELCRSEATANLLSVQPHLDRMQTLRSLWDVETENADLEISDSHFLGLVHILLRNPEERENFFRDVFPQEFGPSYDKAIHKLMWHFLSRLEKVLPAQTLQQTAALLNDASAVLKESMENTFHPQELKTLLEYQKDLHWLGDNDSYVNDTCILSALCLPPVERVVIVNEQIELDTEDSHVYTVCTEMEGESKQNDFDIGGTVNPEESLEDQQWLRLDDDVKVEDDTESVMELVEDAEPSFAKGHGVTMSATEEAEYIASIEAETVGEPGMIVIDENGSVTVLGGLVTRAKEDLEKTSGGCERAKDSCTEAAFDIQSEGQRQKQEMGCVVLLERLDMPLPLQSRPVRPNRGLKMKTYLSQRRKFVKARGRNGSSKVPSRQGSTKSHQTTHKIHGKMASRTTLLEQHMSQHSTHRPYTCLECKRQYKSLSYLQKHKCPSQSLKDLSRWKCSREVEGKNSSTVVKEEQASIGTPRVESEDLLSESSIQDPTQLLSADGGPAKESGHASSEHEKNTTKGPFYCPYCGIEFKCKQTFRYHLRNICYTEQQVDPQKAENVRQCFKCNECEKAFKFKSTLESHKHTHNPLYCEICMKLVRDSEALAMHKISHTPFQCNLCQDHFRVFKALYKHYIDVHKPSGPFICAHCASTFNTLKQFIRHEWKHTGHQPFQCPHCPKRFRSYSDLLEHQKKHTKEYPFLCWECGKKFRHSITLTRHVEREHNPDKPIPDKPPTSFPCTQCGKSFASKRGFLKHENFHHKGLQFPCEYCGKGFSGKGSLVRHTLIHTGERPFKCCDCGKSFRSASELKVHKRYHSGERPFKCSLCNKGFVQSCFLTLHMRTHTGERPYVCTTCDKGFSSLHGLKRHRKLVHS encoded by the exons ATGGTGTTTTCTGGATGCACAGCCAGACAATTGCTCATTATCTGGG GTCCAACTCTTCCCCTCTCCTGTCTGCGTCTCCTGGTCCCACCACTTCAGCTGGTCTCTGCAGCCATCTGGCAGACTGTGAAGCAGAGAGTTGTGGCTGATTATGGGCTGCTCGAGGAGTTTGTTTCATTGGTCACTGACATTATTCCCGAACTTCTTACACCTCGACAGAGAGCTGAACTCATTTTTGGCCTCAGAGCGCGG CTGATCCTGGAGTTGTGCCGCTCTGAGGCAACCGCTAACCTGCTGTCAGTTCAGCCACATTTAGACAGGATGCAAACCCTCAGATCGCTGTGGGATGTAGAG ACCGAGAATGCCGATCTAGAAATATCCGATTCCCATTTTCTGGGTCTTGTACACATTCTGCTGAGAAACCCTGAGGAGAGAGAGAACTTTTTCCGG GATGTTTTCCCACAAGAATTTGGACCCAGTTATGATAAAGCAATACATAAATTGATGTGGCATTTTCTATCTAGACTCGAAAAGGTTCTTCCTGCCCAAACCCTTCAACAG acGGCAGCCCTACTCAATGATGCTTCAGCTGTTCTCAAGGAATCCATGGAGAATACATTCCATCCTCAGGAGCTTAAAACCTTGCTTGAATATCAGAAGGACTTACACTGGTTGGGAGACAACG ACTCTTATGTTAATGACACCTGCATCTTATCAGCCTTGTGCCTCCCTCCAGTGGAAAGAGTAGTGATCGTCAATGAGCAAATAGAACTGGATACAGAGGATAGCCATGTGTATACAGTCTGCACAGAGATGGAGGGTGAATCTAAACAGAATGACTTCGACATAGGGGGAACTGTGAACCCAGAGGAAAGTCTGGAAGACCAGCAGTGGTTAAGACTTGATGATGATGTGAAAGTAGAGGACGATACTGAGTCAGTGATGGAACTTGTAGAAGATGCTGAGCCTTCTTTTGCAAAAGGTCATGGTGTCACTATGAGTGCTACTGAAGAAGCAGAATACATTGCAAGCATAGAGGCAGAAACTGTAGGGGAGCCTGGTATGATTGTAATTGATGAGAATGGATCAGTGACAGTGCTCGGTGGGCTGGTGACTAGAGCCAAGGAAGACTTGGAGAAGACAAGTGGAGGATGTGAAAGAGCAAAAGACTCTTGCACAGAGGCAGCCTTTGATATTCAAAGTGAAGGACAGAGACAAAAACAGGAAATGGGCTGTGTTGTTTTACTGGAAAGACTTGATATGCCCTTACCTTTACAATCACGACCAGTGAGACCAAACCGGGGTCTCAAGATGAAGACATATCTGTCACAAAGGAGAAAATTTGTCAAGGCACGAGGACGTAATGGTAGCAGCAAGGTACCCAGTAGGCAAGGTTCAACCAAAAGCCACCAgacaacacacaaaatacatgGTAAGATGGCGAGTCGTACCACGTTGTTGGAACAACACATGAGTCAGCACTCAACACACCGGCCCTATACTTGTCTGGAATGTAAAAGACAATACAAGAGCTTAAGTTACTTGCAGAAACACAAATGCCCAAGTCAAAGTCTAAAAGATCTATCAAGATGGAAATGTAGCAGGGAAGTGGAGGGAAAAAATTCAAGCACGGTTGTCAAGGAAGAACAAGCATCTATTGGGACTCCTCGTGTAGAGTCTGAAGATTTGCTGTCGGAGAGCAGCATACAAGACCCTACCCAGTTGCTCTCTGCAGATGGGGGACCCGCCAAAGAATCTGGACATGCAAGCTCTGAACacgaaaaaaacacaacaaagggTCCTTTCTACTGTCCTTACTGTGGCATAGAGTTTAAGTGCAAGCAGACTTTTAGATACCACTTGAGGAATATTTGCTACACTGAGCAACAGGTTGATCCACAGAAGGCTGAGAATGTAAGGCAGTGTTTCAAATGCAATGAATGCGAAAAGGCATTCAAGTTTAAATCAACGTTGGAATCCCACAAACATACTCATAACCCCCTCTACTGTGAGATATGCATGAAGTTGGTGCGTGACTCAGAAGCGTTAGCGATGCACAAAATTTCACACACCCCTTTTCAGTGTAACCTATGTCAGGACCATTTCCGTGTTTTTAAGGCACTTTACAAGCACTATATTGATGTGCACAAGCCTAGTGGACCATTTATTTGCGCCCACTGTGCATCAACTTTTAACACTTTGAAGCAATTCATTAGGCACGAGTGGAAACATACCGGTCATCAACCGTTTCAGTGCCCCCATTGCCCTAAACGATTCCGGTCCTACTCTGACCTGCTGGAGCATCAGAAAAAACACACCAAAGAGTATCCTTTCCTCTGCTGGGAATGTGGGAAGAAATTTAGGCACAGCATAACACTGACGAGGCATGTGGAACGCGAACATAATCCTGACAAACCCATACCTGACAAACCCCCAACAAGTTTTCCTTGTACTCAGTGTGGGAAGTCCTTTGCTTCCAAGAGGGGCTTTCTTAAACACGAGAACTTTCATCACAAGGGGTTGCAATTCCCATGTGAATACTGTGGAAAGGGGTTCTCTGGGAAAGGCTCGCTGGTGAGGCATACTTTAATTCACACAGGAGAAAGGCCATTCAAATGCTGCGACTGTGGCAAGAGTTTTAGATCAGCTTCAGAACTGAAGGTACATAAACGATACCACTCTGGGGAAAGACCATTTAAGTGTAGCTTGTGCAACAAGGGCTTTGTACAGTCGTGTTTTCTCACCCTACACATGCGAACCCATACTGGGGAGAGACCATATGTTTGTACCACCTGTGACAAAGGCTTTTCAAGCTTGCATGGCCTAAAAAGACACAGGAAGCTTGTCCATTCATAG
- the LOC130127720 gene encoding zinc finger protein 135-like isoform X2, protein MDEGTSELNGPTLPLSCLRLLVPPLQLVSAAIWQTVKQRVVADYGLLEEFVSLVTDIIPELLTPRQRAELIFGLRARLILELCRSEATANLLSVQPHLDRMQTLRSLWDVETENADLEISDSHFLGLVHILLRNPEERENFFRDVFPQEFGPSYDKAIHKLMWHFLSRLEKVLPAQTLQQTAALLNDASAVLKESMENTFHPQELKTLLEYQKDLHWLGDNDSYVNDTCILSALCLPPVERVVIVNEQIELDTEDSHVYTVCTEMEGESKQNDFDIGGTVNPEESLEDQQWLRLDDDVKVEDDTESVMELVEDAEPSFAKGHGVTMSATEEAEYIASIEAETVGEPGMIVIDENGSVTVLGGLVTRAKEDLEKTSGGCERAKDSCTEAAFDIQSEGQRQKQEMGCVVLLERLDMPLPLQSRPVRPNRGLKMKTYLSQRRKFVKARGRNGSSKVPSRQGSTKSHQTTHKIHGKMASRTTLLEQHMSQHSTHRPYTCLECKRQYKSLSYLQKHKCPSQSLKDLSRWKCSREVEGKNSSTVVKEEQASIGTPRVESEDLLSESSIQDPTQLLSADGGPAKESGHASSEHEKNTTKGPFYCPYCGIEFKCKQTFRYHLRNICYTEQQVDPQKAENVRQCFKCNECEKAFKFKSTLESHKHTHNPLYCEICMKLVRDSEALAMHKISHTPFQCNLCQDHFRVFKALYKHYIDVHKPSGPFICAHCASTFNTLKQFIRHEWKHTGHQPFQCPHCPKRFRSYSDLLEHQKKHTKEYPFLCWECGKKFRHSITLTRHVEREHNPDKPIPDKPPTSFPCTQCGKSFASKRGFLKHENFHHKGLQFPCEYCGKGFSGKGSLVRHTLIHTGERPFKCCDCGKSFRSASELKVHKRYHSGERPFKCSLCNKGFVQSCFLTLHMRTHTGERPYVCTTCDKGFSSLHGLKRHRKLVHS, encoded by the exons ATGGACGAAGGTACCTCGGAGTTAAATG GTCCAACTCTTCCCCTCTCCTGTCTGCGTCTCCTGGTCCCACCACTTCAGCTGGTCTCTGCAGCCATCTGGCAGACTGTGAAGCAGAGAGTTGTGGCTGATTATGGGCTGCTCGAGGAGTTTGTTTCATTGGTCACTGACATTATTCCCGAACTTCTTACACCTCGACAGAGAGCTGAACTCATTTTTGGCCTCAGAGCGCGG CTGATCCTGGAGTTGTGCCGCTCTGAGGCAACCGCTAACCTGCTGTCAGTTCAGCCACATTTAGACAGGATGCAAACCCTCAGATCGCTGTGGGATGTAGAG ACCGAGAATGCCGATCTAGAAATATCCGATTCCCATTTTCTGGGTCTTGTACACATTCTGCTGAGAAACCCTGAGGAGAGAGAGAACTTTTTCCGG GATGTTTTCCCACAAGAATTTGGACCCAGTTATGATAAAGCAATACATAAATTGATGTGGCATTTTCTATCTAGACTCGAAAAGGTTCTTCCTGCCCAAACCCTTCAACAG acGGCAGCCCTACTCAATGATGCTTCAGCTGTTCTCAAGGAATCCATGGAGAATACATTCCATCCTCAGGAGCTTAAAACCTTGCTTGAATATCAGAAGGACTTACACTGGTTGGGAGACAACG ACTCTTATGTTAATGACACCTGCATCTTATCAGCCTTGTGCCTCCCTCCAGTGGAAAGAGTAGTGATCGTCAATGAGCAAATAGAACTGGATACAGAGGATAGCCATGTGTATACAGTCTGCACAGAGATGGAGGGTGAATCTAAACAGAATGACTTCGACATAGGGGGAACTGTGAACCCAGAGGAAAGTCTGGAAGACCAGCAGTGGTTAAGACTTGATGATGATGTGAAAGTAGAGGACGATACTGAGTCAGTGATGGAACTTGTAGAAGATGCTGAGCCTTCTTTTGCAAAAGGTCATGGTGTCACTATGAGTGCTACTGAAGAAGCAGAATACATTGCAAGCATAGAGGCAGAAACTGTAGGGGAGCCTGGTATGATTGTAATTGATGAGAATGGATCAGTGACAGTGCTCGGTGGGCTGGTGACTAGAGCCAAGGAAGACTTGGAGAAGACAAGTGGAGGATGTGAAAGAGCAAAAGACTCTTGCACAGAGGCAGCCTTTGATATTCAAAGTGAAGGACAGAGACAAAAACAGGAAATGGGCTGTGTTGTTTTACTGGAAAGACTTGATATGCCCTTACCTTTACAATCACGACCAGTGAGACCAAACCGGGGTCTCAAGATGAAGACATATCTGTCACAAAGGAGAAAATTTGTCAAGGCACGAGGACGTAATGGTAGCAGCAAGGTACCCAGTAGGCAAGGTTCAACCAAAAGCCACCAgacaacacacaaaatacatgGTAAGATGGCGAGTCGTACCACGTTGTTGGAACAACACATGAGTCAGCACTCAACACACCGGCCCTATACTTGTCTGGAATGTAAAAGACAATACAAGAGCTTAAGTTACTTGCAGAAACACAAATGCCCAAGTCAAAGTCTAAAAGATCTATCAAGATGGAAATGTAGCAGGGAAGTGGAGGGAAAAAATTCAAGCACGGTTGTCAAGGAAGAACAAGCATCTATTGGGACTCCTCGTGTAGAGTCTGAAGATTTGCTGTCGGAGAGCAGCATACAAGACCCTACCCAGTTGCTCTCTGCAGATGGGGGACCCGCCAAAGAATCTGGACATGCAAGCTCTGAACacgaaaaaaacacaacaaagggTCCTTTCTACTGTCCTTACTGTGGCATAGAGTTTAAGTGCAAGCAGACTTTTAGATACCACTTGAGGAATATTTGCTACACTGAGCAACAGGTTGATCCACAGAAGGCTGAGAATGTAAGGCAGTGTTTCAAATGCAATGAATGCGAAAAGGCATTCAAGTTTAAATCAACGTTGGAATCCCACAAACATACTCATAACCCCCTCTACTGTGAGATATGCATGAAGTTGGTGCGTGACTCAGAAGCGTTAGCGATGCACAAAATTTCACACACCCCTTTTCAGTGTAACCTATGTCAGGACCATTTCCGTGTTTTTAAGGCACTTTACAAGCACTATATTGATGTGCACAAGCCTAGTGGACCATTTATTTGCGCCCACTGTGCATCAACTTTTAACACTTTGAAGCAATTCATTAGGCACGAGTGGAAACATACCGGTCATCAACCGTTTCAGTGCCCCCATTGCCCTAAACGATTCCGGTCCTACTCTGACCTGCTGGAGCATCAGAAAAAACACACCAAAGAGTATCCTTTCCTCTGCTGGGAATGTGGGAAGAAATTTAGGCACAGCATAACACTGACGAGGCATGTGGAACGCGAACATAATCCTGACAAACCCATACCTGACAAACCCCCAACAAGTTTTCCTTGTACTCAGTGTGGGAAGTCCTTTGCTTCCAAGAGGGGCTTTCTTAAACACGAGAACTTTCATCACAAGGGGTTGCAATTCCCATGTGAATACTGTGGAAAGGGGTTCTCTGGGAAAGGCTCGCTGGTGAGGCATACTTTAATTCACACAGGAGAAAGGCCATTCAAATGCTGCGACTGTGGCAAGAGTTTTAGATCAGCTTCAGAACTGAAGGTACATAAACGATACCACTCTGGGGAAAGACCATTTAAGTGTAGCTTGTGCAACAAGGGCTTTGTACAGTCGTGTTTTCTCACCCTACACATGCGAACCCATACTGGGGAGAGACCATATGTTTGTACCACCTGTGACAAAGGCTTTTCAAGCTTGCATGGCCTAAAAAGACACAGGAAGCTTGTCCATTCATAG
- the a1cf gene encoding APOBEC1 complementation factor, producing MESNQKVGDGLAGTQKEVALRALIQRTGYQLLQENGQRRYGGPPPGWEGQPPERGSEIFVGKLPRDLFEDELVPLCEKFGKIYEVRMMMDFNGNNRGYAFVTFTTKLEAKAAMKQLNNYEIRNGRLLGVCASVDNCRLFVGGIPKTKKREEILSEMKKVTDGVMEVIVYPSAADKSKNRGFAFVEYESHRAAAMARRKLLPGRIQLWGHAIAVDWAEPEVEVDEDTMATVKILYVRNLMLQTTEETIEKEFSSLKPGSVERVKKIRDYAFVHFTQREDAINAMNVLNGKVVDGSPIEVTLAKPVDKDSYVRYTRGTGGRGGSLLQADYTAYTLGQFYDPSAAYLGAPVFYAPQPYTAIPSQFRFPGTKAHIGGRGLIRAPSVREIYMTVPVGAAGVRGLGGRGYLTYATGSGAIGRGASGATYGLKPEKRPEEKLYDLLPGMELTPMNPAAMALKLPGIKHAPQILEEVCQKNNWGQPVYQLHSAIGPDQRQLFLYKVTIPALATQYPNVHPFTPAKLCATVDEAKVHAAEHTLQTLGLQTEGATDATPAATVASVTFPGYTLASPSATAAVASQLKQAVSLGQDLTAYTTYEGYPAFAMAARHADGYGVF from the exons GAGAACGGACAGCGGCGGTATGGCGGCCCCCCGCCGGGCTGGGAGGGCCAACCACCAGAGAGAGGCAGCGAGATCTTTGTTGGGAAACTTCCCAGGGACCTGTTTGAGGATGAACTGGTCCCTCTCTGCGAGAAG tttggTAAGATCTACGAGGTGAGGATGATGATGGATTTTAATGGGAACAACAGGGgctacgccttcgtcaccttcaCAACAAAACTGGAAGCTAAAGCCGCCATGAAACAGCTCAACAACTATGAGATCAG GAATGGTCGTCTCCTCGGCGTTTGTGCGAGTGTCGATAACTGTCGTCTGTTTGTCGGTGGGATtcccaaaaccaagaaacggGAGGAGATCCTGTCCGAGATGAAGAAGGTGACAGATGGGGTCATGGAGGTCATCGTCTATCCCAGTGCTGCTGACAAATCCAAGAACCGAGGATTCGCTTTTGTGGAGTATGAAAGCCACCGTGCCGCTGCCATGGCCCGCCGCAAACTACTGCCAG gtcgaATCCAGCTTTGGGGTCATGCGATCGCTGTGGACTGGGCGGAGCCTGAGGTGGAGGTGGATGAGGATACTATGGCAACCGTCAAGATTCTATACGTCAGGAATCTGATGCTGCAGACCACAGAGGAGACCATAGAGAAAGAGTTCAGCAGCTTAAAACCGG GTTCTGTGGAGAGAGTGAAGAAGATCAGAGACTATGCCTTTGTCCACTTCACCCAGAGAGAAGATGCCATCAATGCCATGAACGTTCTAAATGGCAAG gtagTAGATGGGTCCCCTATTGAGGTCACCCTAGCTAAACCGGTTGACAAAGACAGTTATGTGCGCTACACCAGAGGTACAGGAGGACGTGGCGGCTCTCTGCTACAGGCTGACTACACGGCCTACACCTTAGGACAG TTCTACGACCCCTCAGCAGCGTACCTGGGTGCACCGGTGTTTTACGCTCCCCAGCCGTACACGGCCATACCCAGTCAGTTCCGCTTCCCGGGGACCAAGGCCCACATCGGAGGCAGGGGTCTGATCAGAGCGCCCTCTGTCAGAG AAATTTACATGACTGTACCTGTAGGGGCTGCGGGGGTGCgggggctgggggggaggggCTACCTCACCTACGCCACTGGGAGCGGAGCCATAGGGCGCGGCGCGAGCGGCGCAACCTACGGCCTGAAGCCAGAGAAACGTCCGGAGGAGAAGCTGTACGACCTGCTGCCCGGCATGGAGCTGACCCCCATGAACCCTGCTGCCATGGCCCTCAAACTGCCGGGAATCAAACACGCGCCACAG ATCCTGGAGGAAGTGTGTCAGAAGAATAACTGGGGCCAGCCAGTCTACCAGCTCCACTCAGCTATCGGTCCAGACCAGAGACAGCTCTTTCTCTATAAAGTCACGATACCTGCTCTCGCAACACAGTACCCTAACGT CCATCCCTTCACCCCAGCTAAACTCTGTGCTACTGTAGACGAAGCTAAGGTGCATGCTGCCGAGCATACCCTGCAGACCCTAGGCTTGCAGACAGAGGGCGCCACCGACGCTACGCCAGCCGCCACTGTGGCTTCAGTCACCTTCCCAG GTTACACCTTGGCTAGTCCATCAGCTACAGCCGCAGTGGCGTCCCAGCTGAAGCAGGCTGTGTCTCTGGGCCAGGACCTGACGGCCTACACCACCTACGAGGGTTACCCCGCCTTTGCCATGGCAGCACGCCACGCCGACGGCTATGGCGTGTTTTAG